One window from the genome of Choloepus didactylus isolate mChoDid1 chromosome 2, mChoDid1.pri, whole genome shotgun sequence encodes:
- the NKAIN1 gene encoding LOW QUALITY PROTEIN: sodium/potassium-transporting ATPase subunit beta-1-interacting protein 1 (The sequence of the model RefSeq protein was modified relative to this genomic sequence to represent the inferred CDS: deleted 1 base in 1 codon), with protein sequence MGKCSGRCTLVAFCCLQLVAALERQIFDFLGYQWAPILANFLHIMAVILGIFGTVQYRSRYLILYAAWLVLWVGWNAFIICFYLEVGQLSQDRDFIMTFNTSLHRSWWMENGPGCLVTPVLNSRLALEDHHVISVTGCLLDYPYIEALSSALQIFLALFGFVFACYVSKVFLEEEDSFDFIGGFDSYGYQAPQKTSHLQLQPLYTSG encoded by the exons GTGGCTGCACTGGAGCGGCAGATCTTCGACTTCCTGGGCTACCAGTGGGCCCCCATCCTAGCCAACTTCCTACACATCATGGCCGTCATCCTGGGCATCTTTGGCACCGTGCAGTACCGCTCCCGGTACCTCATTCTG TATGCAGCCTGGTTGGTGCTCTGGGTTGGCTGGAATGCGTTTATCATCTGC TTCTACCTGGAGGTTGGACAGCTGTCCCAG GACCGGGATTTCATCATGACCTTCAACACGTCCCTGCACCGCTCCTGGTGGATGGAGAATGGGCCCGGCTGCCTGGTGACACCTGTCTTGAACTCCCGCCTGGCCCTGGAGGACCACCATGTCATCTCTGTCACCGGCTGCCTGCTTGACTATCCTTACATCGAGGCACTCAGCAGTGCCCTGCAGATCTTCCTGGCA CTGTTCGGCTTCGTGTTTGCCTGCTACGTGAGCAAAGTGTTCTTGGAGGAGGAGGACAGCT TTGACTTCATCGGTGGTTTTGACTCCTATGGTTACCAGGCGCCCCAGAAGACGTCGCATTTACAACTGCAGCCTCTGTACACG TCGGGGTAG